A stretch of Linepithema humile isolate Giens D197 chromosome 3, Lhum_UNIL_v1.0, whole genome shotgun sequence DNA encodes these proteins:
- the LOC136999114 gene encoding uncharacterized protein, which translates to MDKKDKMETRSNAKSTNQSLESMNKAELDFLKVHITEQGNRLTKEKEAFNAEKRKNEQEMEERQAKLQVEKQRLEQETIERQERLRKREEEFERRLLAETSREQTRDLLYDENEDLSTMRRNDRGPGPQQQYPDYNPRDSKQRYLTPEPIPAFPDEMQTPRVTFREALETVPVYDGYNMTVSQFARACNRAKEIIPPSSERNLVRLLCNKLKGRALVAVEDEPCHNVEQLIDLLTIAFGSRKNLDQYRGELSNIYMRPNEHIMDYIRKVKDLRSNIVEEERRKYGNRGTILMEDTDKFVATSFCEGLPSEYRLQFSLSARQNPNMAYREAQEIASRIELDKSRHYKPSYDRKQPINNYTTPKLFNPQQNNHRAPRQLNYAPEEYKMQKNQLHEKKCEYCKKTGHLIDTCWTKQRFEKLKQQGNGTDPSRKWDATRADPSKRMRPINTINITKTQKTK; encoded by the coding sequence atggataaaaaggATAAAATGGAAACACGCAGTAATGCCAAATCAACAAATCAATCGTTGGAAAGCATGAATAAAGCAGAATTAGATTTCCTAAAAGTACACATAACAGAACAAGGAAATAGATTAACTAAAGAAAAGGAAGCATTCAATGcagaaaaacgaaaaaatgagCAGGAAATGGAAGAAAGACAAGCAAAGTTACAAGTAGAAAAACAACGGCTTGAACAAGAAACAATAGAAAGACAGGAAAGGTTgcgaaaaagagaagaagagtTCGAAAGAAGATTACTTGCGGAAACAAGCAGAGAACAAACACGAGATCTTCTGTACGATGAAAACGAAGACTTATCAACTATGCGACGCAACGACAGAGGACCGGGACCTCAGCAACAATATCCTGATTATAATCCGCGAGACTCGAAACAACGCTACTTAACACCAGAACCGATCCCCGCATTTCCAGACGAAATGCAAACGCCAAGAGTAACGTTTAGGGAAGCACTGGAAACTGTTCCAGTATACGATGGATACAACATGACAGTTTCACAATTTGCAAGAGCTTGCAACAGAGCAAAGGAAATCATTCCACCGTCATCCGAAAGAAATTTAGTACGCTTATTATGCAATAAGCTAAAAGGAAGAGCATTAGTAGCAGTGGAAGATGAACCATGCCACAATGTGGAACAGTTAATTGATTTACTAACTATTGCCTTTGGTTCCAGGAAAAATTTGGATCAATATAGAGGAGAGTTGAGCAACATCTATATGAGACCCAATGAACATATAATGGATTATATCAGAAAGGTCAAGGATCTTAGATCCAACATCGTCGAAGAAGAAAGACGTAAATACGGCAATCGAGGAACAATTCTCATGGAAGACACCGATAAATTTGTTGCGACTTCTTTTTGTGAAGGACTACCTTCTGAATACAGATTACAGTTCTCGCTAAGCGCCCGTCAAAATCCGAACATGGCCTATAGAGAGGCACAAGAAATTGCTAGTCGCATAGAACTCGACAAATCAAGGCACTATAAACCTTCATACGACAGGAAACAGccaataaacaattatacaaCGCCTAAATTGTTTAACCCACAACAAAATAACCATCGTGCACCTAGACAGCTAAATTACGCTCCggaagaatataaaatgcagAAGAATCAATTGCACGAAAAGAAATGCGAATACTGCAAGAAAACCGGGCATTTAATCGACACCTGCTGGACGAAACAGCGCTTTGAAAAACTAAAACAGCAGGGAAACGGGACAGATCCGTCGAGGAAATGGGACGCAACTCGGGCGGATCCTTCGAAACGAATGCGCCCGATAAATACAATCAACATCACGAAGACACAAAAAACCAAATAA